One segment of Acidobacteriota bacterium DNA contains the following:
- a CDS encoding matrixin family metalloprotease: MPPEMTSHLSSVRRWLAVGSVAVLPLAVLLVHAQIETPLLRPLDADRPIPTFISQEGPGNRPGDRDLAERALEAWAKATGGILAFRFVEEKDALLRLRWVSAPNSLYGEMRPIMVEGRRGAEVFVRPEIAGLGKELDARARADSLFRDTIVYLTCLHEFGHALGLDHTANYEDIMFSFGYEGDILNYFQRYRRQLQKREDIALHLGLSELDLKRIRQLYPPPKIPARQ; encoded by the coding sequence ATGCCCCCTGAAATGACATCTCATCTCTCGTCCGTGCGCCGGTGGCTAGCGGTTGGATCCGTTGCAGTTCTGCCTCTTGCTGTCCTGCTGGTCCACGCACAGATTGAAACTCCTCTCCTGCGCCCATTGGACGCGGATCGACCGATTCCTACTTTCATCTCGCAGGAAGGACCCGGCAATCGGCCCGGTGACCGTGATTTGGCGGAACGTGCGCTGGAGGCATGGGCAAAGGCTACTGGTGGGATACTGGCGTTTCGATTTGTGGAGGAGAAGGATGCGTTGTTGCGCCTTCGCTGGGTCTCCGCTCCAAACAGTCTCTATGGAGAGATGCGTCCGATCATGGTGGAGGGCCGTAGGGGGGCTGAGGTGTTCGTGAGACCGGAGATTGCGGGCCTGGGGAAGGAACTCGACGCCCGCGCCCGGGCGGACTCCCTCTTTCGGGACACGATTGTATATCTTACCTGCCTGCACGAATTTGGCCACGCTCTTGGGCTGGACCATACGGCCAACTATGAGGACATCATGTTTTCCTTTGGTTACGAAGGAGACATCCTGAATTATTTTCAGAGGTATCGTCGGCAACTTCAGAAGCGCGAGGATATTGCGCTGCATCTGGGACTTTCGGAGTTGGACCTCAAGCGCATCCGCCAGCTTTATCCTCCGCCGAAGATTCCCGCGCGCCAGTAA
- a CDS encoding divalent-cation tolerance protein CutA: MTDKIVVLVTTNGVRQAKRIARALLDQRLAACANLITPIRSLYRWQGKIAEDRECLMVIKTTRGEFDALRACVEKLHTYSVPEVIALPIIDGAENYLSWVAESVAKSEE, encoded by the coding sequence ATGACGGACAAGATTGTCGTGCTGGTTACCACCAACGGTGTGCGGCAAGCGAAGCGAATTGCCCGGGCGCTGCTCGATCAGCGGCTGGCCGCGTGCGCCAATTTGATCACGCCGATACGCTCGCTCTATCGCTGGCAAGGCAAAATCGCCGAGGATCGCGAGTGCCTGATGGTAATCAAGACTACGCGCGGAGAGTTCGACGCGCTGCGCGCCTGCGTCGAAAAACTGCACACTTACTCCGTGCCGGAAGTAATCGCACTGCCCATCATCGACGGGGCGGAGAACTACCTGAGCTGGGTTGCCGAATCCGTAGCCAAGTCGGAGGAGTAG
- a CDS encoding phosphoglucomutase/phosphomannomutase family protein, whose product MTPIKFGTSGWRAIIAEDFTFSNVQRAVDGIAEYVLSVKSKQPTILVGYDTRFLSDQFAAATAERMAAHGIRALLSDKPVPTPALAFAILQSQADGGINFTASHNPAEYNGIKFSTANGAPALPEVTRKIEENIAHADRAPVAPRSQASPAAVERVDFAAAYLTDLARKVDIDAIRLTRLKLVVDPLYGAGQGYLDKLLVRSGIDVQTIHGTRDVLFGGHPPEPAEEYLTPLKKAIRERGANLGLATDGDADRYGIMDYGGVFISPNHFLALLLDYLAESRPWVKETSKDGWKGGVARSVATTHLVDSVARHHGLPVHETPVGFKYIGELIEQDKLLVGGEESAGLTIRHHVPEKDGILACLLAAEMVATRRRTLSEQLDALFLKVGRWCPGRWNVPLTETLKTSFKERSMRDYSSFDGHTVHEQNRTDGLKLIFDDGSWILFRLSGTEPVCRLYCEARSEKALEELATTARNFLFA is encoded by the coding sequence ATGACCCCCATCAAGTTTGGCACCTCGGGCTGGCGAGCCATCATCGCCGAAGACTTCACATTTTCCAACGTGCAAAGAGCGGTGGACGGCATCGCCGAGTACGTCCTGTCGGTAAAATCCAAACAGCCCACAATACTGGTCGGATACGACACGCGTTTTCTTTCCGATCAGTTTGCCGCCGCCACCGCCGAGCGCATGGCGGCCCATGGCATTCGCGCGCTGCTCTCCGATAAGCCCGTGCCTACACCGGCGCTGGCCTTCGCCATTCTTCAGAGCCAAGCCGATGGCGGCATAAACTTCACCGCTTCGCACAATCCAGCCGAGTATAACGGAATCAAGTTCTCCACCGCCAACGGCGCGCCCGCCCTGCCGGAGGTCACGCGCAAGATCGAAGAGAATATCGCCCACGCCGACCGCGCGCCCGTTGCGCCACGTTCACAAGCAAGTCCCGCGGCGGTCGAGCGCGTGGATTTCGCCGCCGCCTATCTCACCGACCTGGCGCGCAAGGTGGACATCGACGCCATCCGCCTGACGCGCCTGAAGCTCGTCGTTGATCCGCTCTACGGCGCAGGGCAGGGCTATCTCGACAAGCTACTGGTGCGCTCCGGCATTGACGTGCAGACGATTCACGGCACACGCGACGTTCTGTTCGGCGGACATCCGCCCGAGCCCGCCGAAGAGTACCTCACCCCGCTGAAAAAAGCGATCCGCGAACGCGGCGCGAACCTCGGCCTGGCCACCGACGGCGACGCGGACCGCTACGGCATCATGGACTACGGCGGTGTCTTCATTTCGCCGAATCATTTCCTCGCGCTGCTGCTCGACTATCTGGCCGAGTCGCGCCCGTGGGTTAAAGAGACGTCGAAGGATGGCTGGAAGGGCGGCGTGGCGCGCAGCGTGGCCACCACGCATCTGGTGGACTCCGTCGCGCGGCATCATGGTCTGCCGGTCCACGAGACGCCGGTCGGCTTCAAGTACATCGGCGAGTTGATCGAGCAGGACAAGCTTCTGGTGGGCGGCGAGGAGAGCGCAGGCCTCACCATTCGCCACCACGTCCCAGAAAAAGACGGCATCCTGGCCTGCCTGTTGGCCGCCGAAATGGTGGCCACACGGCGGCGAACACTCTCCGAGCAGCTCGACGCACTGTTCCTGAAAGTGGGCCGCTGGTGCCCCGGCCGCTGGAATGTACCATTGACGGAAACCCTAAAGACCAGCTTCAAAGAACGCAGTATGCGCGATTATAGTTCTTTCGATGGTCACACGGTCCACGAGCAGAATCGCACCGACGGCCTGAAACTGATATTCGACGACGGCTCGTGGATTCTGTTCCGTTTGTCAGGTACCGAGCCAGTTTGTAGATTGTATTGCGAAGCGCGCTCGGAAAAAGCGCTGGAAGAGTTGGCCACCACCGCCCGAAATTTCCTGTTTGCGTAA
- a CDS encoding septum formation initiator family protein has translation MRRKHAEQKSRRRSLLLVLAVGAISATLMVNSLIGETGYLARRAQKMKIEAITSEVETIRTENQRLSSHIQDLKHDPGTIETLAREQLRLGRSEDAVVTLPETPTPSIP, from the coding sequence ATGCGCCGAAAGCACGCCGAACAAAAATCCCGCCGCCGCAGCTTACTACTAGTCCTAGCCGTGGGCGCCATCTCCGCTACACTAATGGTCAACAGTCTGATCGGAGAAACCGGCTACCTGGCCCGCCGCGCACAGAAAATGAAAATCGAAGCCATCACCAGCGAAGTAGAAACAATCCGCACCGAAAACCAGCGCCTCTCCTCCCACATCCAGGACCTGAAGCACGATCCCGGCACTATCGAGACGCTGGCCCGCGAACAGTTGCGCCTGGGTCGCAGCGAAGACGCCGTCGTCACACTGCCTGAAACCCCAACACCATCTATCCCGTAG
- the ftcD gene encoding glutamate formimidoyltransferase: MRTLVECVPNFSEGRDAEKISRIVDAARAVHGVTIFDLHSDASHNRSVLTFVGAPDAVGEAAIRLVGEAARLIDMNAHRGEHPRIGSTDVVPFVPVEGVTMEDCVRIAHAAGEEIFRRFAIPVYFYEAAALRPNRRLLENIRRGQYEGLREAVLTDPSRLPDVCSSTGGPQLHLTAGATAVGARRFLVAFNVNLNTNDAAIAKMIARKIRTSGGGLPALKAIGVLLHYDATGGSPEQGSAPARAETRAQVAMNLTDFEQTSMLVAYQAVEREAAQLGISIHSSELVGLAPQAAFGGAPPEQLKLANFSSRMIFEQRLDAVLAAGL, translated from the coding sequence ATGCGAACCCTAGTCGAGTGCGTGCCCAACTTCAGCGAAGGCCGCGACGCGGAGAAGATCAGCCGCATCGTGGACGCCGCGCGCGCGGTGCACGGCGTGACGATTTTTGATCTGCACAGCGACGCATCGCACAACCGCTCCGTGCTGACCTTCGTCGGCGCGCCGGACGCCGTCGGCGAAGCCGCGATTCGCCTGGTGGGCGAGGCCGCGCGACTGATCGACATGAACGCCCATCGTGGCGAGCACCCGCGCATCGGCTCGACGGACGTGGTCCCGTTCGTCCCCGTCGAGGGTGTAACGATGGAGGACTGCGTGCGCATCGCGCACGCCGCCGGCGAAGAGATATTCCGCCGCTTCGCCATCCCCGTGTACTTCTATGAAGCCGCCGCGCTGCGTCCCAATCGCCGCCTGCTCGAAAACATCCGCCGCGGCCAATATGAAGGCCTGCGTGAAGCCGTGCTGACCGACCCGTCGCGCCTCCCCGACGTTTGTTCAAGTACGGGCGGTCCGCAACTGCATCTCACCGCTGGCGCCACCGCCGTCGGCGCACGAAGATTCCTAGTCGCCTTCAATGTGAACCTCAACACCAATGACGCGGCCATCGCCAAAATGATTGCGCGCAAAATCCGCACCTCCGGCGGCGGCCTGCCCGCGCTAAAAGCCATCGGCGTTCTGCTGCATTACGATGCCACAGGTGGTTCACCGGAGCAGGGAAGCGCGCCCGCTCGCGCAGAGACCCGCGCGCAGGTGGCGATGAACCTTACCGACTTCGAGCAAACCTCCATGCTCGTCGCCTATCAAGCAGTGGAACGCGAAGCCGCGCAACTGGGCATATCGATTCACAGCAGCGAGCTGGTGGGCTTGGCTCCGCAGGCGGCATTCGGCGGCGCGCCGCCAGAACAATTGAAGCTTGCTAACTTCTCTTCGCGAATGATCTTCGAGCAACGCTTGGATGCGGTGCTGGCAGCCGGACTATGA
- a CDS encoding FAA hydrolase family protein, with translation MRFATFSLPNDSHPRLGVVSATHIAELRAVLGPLWKGKGPVPGSMLELIDGGPTMWTPLFAAVSESLAGLGNNSEAKLIDSVRLHAPIPRPRKNVMCLGLNYLSHLEESARARGREAKIPEVPVIFTKSPTAVNGPYDPIHWDTAATQQVDYEVELGVVIGTAGKNIARAHALDHIFGYTVINDVSARDLQLRHMQWFKGKSLDGFCPMGPVLVTRDEFGDPQNKAISLDVNGVEKQNSNTSRMIFPVDVIIEQLSKGMTLEPGDVISTGTPEGVGLGRTPPEYLNDGDVVVARVEGIGALKNRVTVIR, from the coding sequence ATGAGATTCGCTACATTTTCGCTGCCCAATGATTCGCACCCGCGCCTGGGTGTGGTCTCGGCAACGCATATCGCCGAGCTGCGCGCCGTGCTCGGTCCGCTATGGAAAGGCAAAGGGCCGGTGCCCGGCAGCATGTTGGAACTGATTGACGGCGGGCCCACCATGTGGACGCCATTGTTCGCCGCTGTGTCTGAATCGCTGGCGGGGTTGGGCAACAACAGCGAAGCGAAGCTGATCGATAGTGTACGGCTCCACGCGCCCATTCCGCGCCCGCGCAAGAACGTCATGTGCCTGGGCCTGAATTATCTGAGCCACCTCGAAGAGTCCGCGCGCGCGCGCGGTCGCGAGGCCAAGATTCCCGAAGTGCCGGTGATCTTCACTAAGTCGCCCACTGCCGTGAATGGGCCGTACGATCCCATACACTGGGACACGGCGGCGACACAGCAGGTGGATTACGAAGTGGAGCTGGGCGTGGTGATCGGCACGGCGGGCAAGAATATCGCGAGGGCTCATGCGCTCGATCACATCTTCGGCTACACGGTCATCAACGACGTCTCGGCGCGCGACCTTCAGTTGCGCCACATGCAGTGGTTCAAGGGCAAGAGTCTTGACGGCTTCTGCCCGATGGGTCCGGTGTTGGTTACGCGCGATGAGTTCGGCGACCCGCAAAACAAAGCCATCTCGCTCGACGTAAACGGCGTCGAGAAACAAAACTCCAATACATCGCGGATGATCTTTCCGGTGGACGTCATCATCGAGCAACTCTCGAAGGGCATGACGCTGGAGCCGGGCGACGTGATCTCCACCGGAACCCCCGAGGGCGTCGGCCTGGGCCGCACTCCGCCCGAGTATTTGAACGACGGCGACGTGGTGGTGGCGCGCGTGGAGGGCATTGGCGCGTTGAAGAATCGCGTCACCGTGATACGCTGA
- a CDS encoding CYTH domain-containing protein, whose translation MRHHETETKIAIADLAAIRRKLRKLGFQPIHRRAFEDNVLFDTPARALRAVRCILRLRRYGSRWWLTFKGTPEADSRYKSRTEYESEVSNPEAVLLIFSSLGLVPVFRYQKFRTHFAAARALNAAAKSAVKSAVGKRASSRQRARRPAFEIVLDETPVGNFIELEGSRSAIDRAAKQLGFSSADYSTASYGALYIEWCKRLGREPGDMVFDVQP comes from the coding sequence ATGCGCCATCACGAAACCGAAACCAAGATTGCCATCGCCGATCTGGCCGCCATTCGCCGGAAACTTCGCAAGCTCGGCTTCCAGCCCATCCACCGCCGCGCGTTTGAAGATAATGTTTTGTTCGACACGCCCGCTCGCGCGCTGCGCGCCGTCCGCTGCATCCTGCGCCTGCGCCGCTACGGAAGCCGCTGGTGGCTGACGTTCAAAGGCACGCCGGAGGCCGACAGCCGTTACAAATCGCGCACCGAGTATGAGAGCGAGGTGTCCAACCCCGAAGCCGTGCTCCTCATCTTCTCGTCGCTCGGACTCGTGCCGGTGTTTCGCTATCAGAAGTTCCGCACGCACTTCGCGGCGGCCCGAGCATTAAATGCCGCAGCCAAGTCAGCGGTGAAATCAGCAGTGGGGAAGCGCGCCTCCAGTCGCCAGCGCGCCCGCCGCCCCGCGTTTGAGATCGTGCTCGACGAGACGCCCGTCGGCAACTTCATTGAGCTGGAGGGTAGCCGTTCCGCGATCGATCGCGCGGCGAAGCAGTTGGGGTTTTCTTCCGCTGATTACAGCACGGCATCCTATGGCGCGCTCTACATCGAATGGTGCAAACGGCTCGGGCGTGAGCCTGGCGACATGGTATTTGATGTACAGCCGTAG
- a CDS encoding polyprenyl synthetase family protein — protein MKSADISPTTFVWQEILEPVRSGLEQVESRFHEKLVSSVPEVTEIGQYLQVSGGKRLRPALLLMTARMFGEIQSPAVNLGAVVEMIHTATLVHDDVIDGADRRRGRPSANSRWGNHTSVLAGDWLYMQAFRLAVEERNFHVLDILIELTQQMVEGELIQWGMIGRLDITQAGHLDLIYRKTACLFSACTRMGAVAAGNSTGQDKSIEEQLAIYGTNLGMAFQLVDDLLDFTATEEVLGKPVGSDLREGKVTLPLIHVLERCTPAEHALVAKVMEERSFQSVAWEDLLELVWRYEAPQTVKRLAQEYASKAVQAIESLPAEGLDTRSRETLAMLPELFVHRQY, from the coding sequence ATGAAAAGCGCTGACATTTCGCCCACCACTTTTGTCTGGCAGGAGATATTGGAGCCCGTCCGCTCCGGCCTGGAACAAGTGGAATCCCGCTTCCACGAGAAGCTGGTCTCCTCCGTCCCCGAAGTTACCGAAATTGGCCAGTATCTGCAGGTCAGCGGCGGCAAGCGGCTGCGGCCTGCTCTGCTGCTGATGACGGCGCGGATGTTTGGAGAAATTCAGTCTCCGGCGGTCAATCTAGGCGCGGTGGTTGAGATGATCCACACGGCCACGCTGGTTCACGACGACGTCATCGACGGTGCCGACCGGCGGCGTGGGCGGCCCTCCGCCAACTCGCGTTGGGGCAACCACACCTCGGTGCTGGCCGGCGATTGGCTCTACATGCAGGCCTTCCGGCTGGCCGTGGAGGAGCGCAACTTCCACGTCCTGGACATTCTGATCGAGCTGACCCAGCAGATGGTGGAAGGCGAGCTGATTCAGTGGGGCATGATCGGACGGCTGGACATCACGCAAGCCGGGCATCTGGACCTGATCTATCGCAAGACAGCCTGCCTGTTCAGCGCATGTACCCGGATGGGCGCGGTGGCTGCCGGCAACTCCACTGGACAGGACAAGAGTATCGAAGAGCAGCTCGCCATCTATGGGACCAACCTGGGCATGGCCTTCCAACTGGTGGATGATCTGCTCGACTTCACCGCCACGGAAGAGGTGCTGGGCAAGCCCGTGGGCAGCGATCTGCGCGAGGGCAAGGTAACACTGCCGCTGATCCATGTGCTGGAGCGCTGCACGCCCGCCGAGCATGCCTTGGTCGCCAAAGTAATGGAGGAGCGGTCGTTTCAATCGGTGGCTTGGGAGGACTTGCTCGAGCTGGTCTGGCGTTATGAAGCGCCGCAGACCGTGAAGCGTCTGGCGCAGGAATATGCCAGCAAGGCCGTGCAGGCTATTGAGTCATTGCCCGCCGAAGGACTGGACACGCGTTCCCGGGAGACGCTGGCCATGTTGCCCGAGCTGTTCGTACATCGTCAGTATTAG
- the truB gene encoding tRNA pseudouridine(55) synthase TruB → MGCFRMHTMNGALVLDKPAGITSHDAVSAVRRLTHQRSIGHLGTLDPFATGVLVLLLGKATRLAQFYKLTKKSYCGVMRVGFATDTYDFTGAPSGPDRANEFQPEQLPDLIRQFVGTYFQRPPIYSAKKVDGVPAHRRVRKGQTVVLATVPVTIHEFTLDYIKEQHVRFSVTVSSGTYIRSIVNDIGERLGMGAHLAELRRTAVGNFPIEQAVTLDELESGLRDGREMITPINQLLPEIPSWELPESDVQGALHGQFIQAAAYAARETPFLRLMAPDGNLLAMAEKAGGPLYHPLVVLGDVPTNETEVMRYANAGPATDPASEGDS, encoded by the coding sequence ATGGGTTGTTTTAGAATGCACACAATGAATGGCGCTCTGGTTTTGGACAAACCGGCTGGCATCACCTCCCACGACGCAGTCAGCGCCGTGCGGCGGTTGACCCATCAGAGAAGCATTGGACACTTGGGCACGCTCGACCCGTTTGCAACCGGCGTACTGGTTCTGCTGCTGGGCAAGGCGACCCGACTGGCCCAATTCTACAAGCTAACGAAGAAGTCTTATTGCGGAGTGATGCGCGTCGGATTTGCCACCGATACTTATGATTTTACCGGAGCACCCTCCGGTCCTGACCGAGCAAATGAATTCCAGCCGGAGCAACTTCCAGATTTAATTCGGCAGTTTGTGGGGACCTATTTCCAGCGTCCTCCTATCTACTCAGCCAAGAAGGTGGACGGCGTTCCAGCGCACCGCCGCGTGCGCAAGGGCCAGACGGTGGTGCTGGCTACCGTGCCTGTAACCATCCATGAATTCACTCTGGATTATATTAAAGAACAACATGTCAGATTCTCTGTAACTGTTTCATCTGGAACCTATATACGGTCCATAGTTAATGACATTGGAGAGCGTCTAGGAATGGGTGCTCATCTCGCCGAACTGCGCCGCACCGCGGTGGGAAATTTCCCGATTGAGCAAGCGGTTACTCTCGATGAGTTGGAGAGCGGGCTGCGGGACGGCCGGGAAATGATTACGCCGATTAACCAGTTGCTACCAGAGATTCCGTCCTGGGAGTTGCCGGAGTCGGACGTGCAGGGGGCGTTGCACGGCCAATTCATCCAAGCTGCTGCCTACGCCGCTCGTGAAACTCCATTCCTTCGCCTGATGGCCCCTGACGGCAACCTGTTGGCGATGGCCGAGAAAGCCGGTGGACCGCTGTATCATCCGTTGGTGGTGCTCGGTGATGTCCCGACGAATGAAACCGAAGTCATGAGGTATGCGAATGCTGGTCCGGCCACCGACCCAGCATCTGAAGGAGACTCGTAG
- the rbfA gene encoding 30S ribosome-binding factor RbfA, which translates to MKEHNHSQGHSHRPERIADQIRHELAMMLERDVKDPRIGFVTITGVRVTPDMGTARVGVTVLGDEEKKAESLKGLEAASGFLRSELARRLQLRRTPALRFEFDELVESERRIEEMLQKLRKD; encoded by the coding sequence ATGAAAGAACATAACCATAGCCAGGGCCATAGCCATCGACCCGAACGCATCGCCGATCAGATTCGGCATGAGCTGGCGATGATGCTGGAGCGCGACGTAAAAGACCCACGCATCGGTTTCGTCACCATCACCGGCGTGCGCGTTACTCCGGACATGGGCACGGCGCGCGTGGGCGTAACGGTGCTAGGCGATGAGGAGAAGAAGGCGGAGAGCCTGAAGGGTTTGGAGGCCGCCTCGGGTTTCCTGCGCAGCGAGCTGGCTCGCCGCCTGCAACTGCGCCGGACTCCGGCGCTGCGCTTCGAGTTCGACGAACTCGTGGAGAGCGAGCGGCGCATCGAGGAGATGCTGCAAAAGCTGCGCAAGGACTAG
- a CDS encoding DUF503 domain-containing protein — translation MPVGLLTLELHLPYAHSLKEKRMVIRKLQDRLRARFNVSVSELDHQDVWQRSLIGVAAVSSDEHVLEGMLRQVEEEASSILAGDLLRSDMMLL, via the coding sequence ATGCCGGTTGGATTGCTCACGCTCGAACTACATCTCCCTTACGCGCATTCCCTGAAAGAAAAGCGAATGGTGATTCGCAAGTTGCAGGACCGGTTGCGCGCGCGCTTCAATGTGTCGGTGAGCGAGCTGGATCATCAAGATGTGTGGCAACGCTCATTGATCGGCGTGGCTGCGGTGTCGAGCGATGAGCATGTACTCGAAGGGATGCTGAGGCAGGTGGAAGAAGAAGCCAGCAGCATTCTGGCTGGCGATCTGCTGCGCTCCGATATGATGCTGCTGTAG